A single region of the Persephonella hydrogeniphila genome encodes:
- the csm2 gene encoding type III-A CRISPR-associated protein Csm2: MDVKDVYKEIQKIKEEKNWNNVDFLYAVNELLKKELKNKNLSDIDVESFIEPDGVAEKIAKNTTIKRSQLRKFFNQVKQLKNQISKLKPEENLHPDLRLKIVALMPKLAYAAGRKTIDKNFYFFMKNLLEKVKEGTKKDFEAFEQIFEAIIAYHTYHHPKED, encoded by the coding sequence ATGGATGTTAAAGATGTCTATAAAGAAATCCAAAAAATAAAAGAAGAAAAAAACTGGAACAATGTTGATTTTCTATATGCTGTTAATGAACTACTAAAAAAGGAACTGAAAAATAAAAATTTATCAGATATAGATGTTGAGTCTTTTATAGAACCTGATGGAGTAGCTGAAAAGATTGCAAAAAATACAACAATTAAGAGAAGCCAGTTAAGAAAATTTTTTAATCAAGTAAAACAATTAAAAAATCAAATTTCCAAATTAAAACCTGAAGAAAATTTACATCCTGATTTAAGATTGAAAATAGTAGCTTTAATGCCAAAATTAGCTTATGCAGCGGGCAGAAAAACAATAGATAAAAATTTTTATTTTTTTATGAAAAATCTATTGGAAAAAGTTAAAGAAGGAACAAAGAAAGATTTTGAAGCTTTTGAACAAATCTTTGAAGCAATTATTGCATACCACACATACCATCATCCTAAGGAGGATTAA
- the csm3 gene encoding type III-A CRISPR-associated RAMP protein Csm3, which yields MTNNKNNETFDKPLKGILKLKYKIVVRTGLHIGGSKESIEIGGIDNIVIKIPVYKVEGKEYRNVPYIPGSSLKGKIRALLEWVEKPVEENHKPIAIAKNGEPCNCGKCNVCKLFGAHKAKNPTQPIRLRIDDFYPTQDTLDMWENILEGVYTELKSENTIDRIKGTASNPRHTERVIPNSEFRGYITVKIFEGDTYENTVAILEKGIKMLEDDYLGGNGSRGYGRVGLFPVEIEWKSIENYQPEKISFEKIKEKVFGEK from the coding sequence ATGACAAACAATAAAAATAATGAAACCTTTGATAAACCATTAAAAGGAATATTAAAACTAAAATATAAAATTGTAGTAAGAACAGGACTTCACATTGGTGGTTCAAAAGAAAGTATTGAAATAGGCGGAATTGATAACATTGTCATAAAAATTCCTGTTTATAAAGTTGAAGGAAAAGAATATAGAAATGTTCCATATATTCCAGGTTCATCTTTAAAAGGAAAAATAAGAGCTTTACTTGAGTGGGTAGAAAAACCGGTAGAAGAAAATCATAAGCCTATAGCGATAGCAAAGAATGGAGAACCTTGTAACTGTGGTAAATGTAATGTTTGTAAACTTTTTGGAGCTCATAAGGCTAAAAATCCTACGCAACCTATAAGACTTAGAATTGATGATTTCTACCCAACTCAAGATACACTTGATATGTGGGAGAATATTTTAGAGGGTGTTTATACAGAGCTAAAAAGTGAAAATACCATAGATAGAATTAAAGGAACTGCTTCAAATCCGAGGCACACAGAAAGGGTTATTCCGAATTCAGAATTTAGAGGATATATAACTGTAAAAATTTTTGAAGGAGATACTTATGAAAACACAGTTGCTATTTTAGAAAAAGGGATAAAAATGCTTGAAGATGATTACCTAGGTGGAAATGGCTCAAGAGGTTACGGGAGAGTTGGTTTATTTCCTGTAGAAATAGAGTGGAAATCTATAGAAAACTATCAACCTGAAAAAATTTCTTTTGAAAAAATAAAGGAAAAAGTGTTTGGAGAAAAATAG
- the csm4 gene encoding type III-A CRISPR-associated RAMP protein Csm4, whose amino-acid sequence MIKAYKITYLSPHTEIKSYTLFGAFCWGYKLLRGENALNDFLLEFTLKPKFLISSPFPLLKDNLLFPKPLLNIEFEEVPIIEKLKRKPYKKAKYITEKVLKDLIKGKITTQNQLMKNYKSYGGIIFKENESIEKINIQEQIFTHNIINRINNKSENLYFETGFLSNSEYFLVRFFDKNFINEFESILKIIEDLGIGGNKNIGWGKIKISNIQKDISILEKTKTKKFFTLSPIIPSENIILENSYYALLTYKSFTEGTFDKGKSKRKVFYLDEGSIISIEDNNKFAGQIKNVSFDENPMYQYGLEFPIYMEQ is encoded by the coding sequence ATGATAAAAGCATATAAAATCACTTATCTTTCTCCTCATACAGAAATTAAAAGCTATACACTGTTTGGAGCGTTTTGCTGGGGATATAAACTTTTAAGAGGGGAAAATGCTTTAAATGACTTTTTATTAGAGTTTACTTTAAAGCCTAAATTTTTGATATCTTCTCCTTTTCCTTTGTTAAAGGATAATTTATTATTTCCTAAACCTCTTTTAAATATAGAGTTTGAAGAAGTTCCTATAATTGAGAAATTAAAAAGAAAACCATATAAAAAAGCAAAATATATTACAGAAAAAGTTCTAAAGGATCTTATAAAAGGAAAAATTACTACTCAGAATCAACTTATGAAAAATTATAAATCGTATGGAGGCATAATATTCAAAGAAAATGAAAGTATAGAAAAAATAAATATACAAGAACAAATATTTACACATAATATAATCAATCGTATAAACAATAAGTCTGAAAATCTTTATTTTGAAACTGGTTTTTTATCTAACAGTGAATATTTTTTAGTAAGGTTTTTTGATAAAAATTTTATAAATGAGTTTGAATCAATCTTAAAAATTATAGAAGATTTAGGAATTGGAGGAAATAAAAATATAGGGTGGGGAAAAATAAAAATTTCAAATATACAAAAAGATATCTCAATTTTAGAAAAAACAAAAACAAAAAAATTCTTTACATTATCTCCTATTATACCTTCTGAAAATATAATTCTAGAGAATAGCTATTATGCATTATTAACTTACAAATCATTTACAGAAGGAACTTTTGATAAGGGAAAATCAAAACGAAAAGTTTTTTATTTAGATGAAGGTTCTATTATTTCAATAGAAGATAATAATAAATTTGCAGGACAAATAAAAAATGTATCTTTTGATGAAAATCCAATGTACCAATATGGGTTAGAATTTCCTATTTATATGGAGCAGTAA